In Aquimarina sp. TRL1, a single window of DNA contains:
- a CDS encoding FtsW/RodA/SpoVE family cell cycle protein: protein MTKIMANIKGDRAIWAVAALLALFSFLPVYSASSNLAYLYGNGDTFTYLVKHFAHLMLGFGIIYAVHKVPYHYFKGLSIIMIPVVIVLLLLTMAQNTTIGGANASRWIKIPFVGVTFQTSTLAAVVLLAYVARYLSKIKGKKITFKETLLPLWLPVFVVLMLILPANFSTTAIIFSMVVMLVFLGGYPIRYLMIIIGTGVVALAFFVLTAKAFPGMFPNRVDTWISRVENFADNKDTQEDYQIERAKIAIARGGVIGKGPGKSVQRNFLPQSSSDFIYAIIIEEWGLLGGVFLMSLYILLLMRLVIVAHKCEEVFGTLLVIGVGLPIVFQAIINMAVAVELFPVTGQTLPLVSSGGTSIWMTCLAIGIVLSVSRKREAVIEKEIKNKEEDPVEVLREAV, encoded by the coding sequence ATGACAAAAATAATGGCAAATATAAAAGGTGATAGAGCAATATGGGCAGTAGCGGCGCTATTGGCACTATTCTCTTTCTTGCCGGTATATAGTGCTAGTAGTAATTTGGCATATTTATATGGGAACGGAGATACGTTTACCTACCTAGTGAAGCATTTCGCACATTTGATGCTGGGATTTGGGATTATTTATGCAGTCCATAAAGTGCCGTATCATTATTTTAAAGGGTTATCTATTATTATGATACCTGTAGTTATTGTGTTGTTATTGTTGACGATGGCGCAAAATACAACTATAGGAGGTGCGAATGCGAGTAGATGGATTAAAATTCCGTTTGTGGGGGTCACTTTTCAGACATCCACATTGGCGGCTGTAGTGCTGTTAGCCTATGTAGCCAGATATTTGTCAAAAATAAAAGGGAAAAAGATCACGTTTAAAGAGACTTTATTGCCACTTTGGTTACCGGTATTTGTTGTTTTGATGTTGATTCTTCCAGCAAATTTTTCTACAACGGCTATTATCTTTTCAATGGTCGTTATGTTGGTGTTTTTAGGGGGGTACCCTATCCGATATTTGATGATAATCATAGGAACAGGAGTTGTAGCACTCGCCTTTTTTGTGTTGACCGCAAAAGCATTTCCGGGGATGTTTCCGAATAGGGTAGATACCTGGATAAGCAGGGTGGAGAATTTTGCAGATAATAAAGATACGCAAGAAGATTATCAGATAGAAAGAGCGAAAATAGCCATCGCCAGAGGAGGAGTTATAGGAAAAGGACCAGGGAAGAGTGTGCAAAGAAATTTTTTGCCACAATCATCTTCGGATTTTATTTATGCAATCATCATTGAAGAGTGGGGGCTGTTAGGAGGAGTGTTTTTGATGTCATTGTATATCTTGTTATTGATGAGATTGGTAATTGTGGCTCATAAGTGCGAAGAAGTATTTGGTACATTGCTAGTGATAGGAGTGGGGCTTCCGATAGTTTTTCAGGCAATTATTAATATGGCGGTAGCTGTAGAGTTATTTCCGGTTACCGGACAGACATTGCCTTTGGTTAGTAGTGGAGGAACATCTATATGGATGACTTGCCTGGCTATAGGGATTGTGTTGAGTGTGAGTAGAAAAAGAGAAGCCGTAATTGAAAAAGAAATAAAAAATAAAGAAGAAGACCCGGTAGAGGTTCTGAGAGAAGCAGTATGA
- the murG gene encoding undecaprenyldiphospho-muramoylpentapeptide beta-N-acetylglucosaminyltransferase, which yields MNEQPRIILSGGGTGGHIFPAIAIANEFKKRYPEAKILFVGAKDRMEMTKVPEAGYEIEGLWISGIQRKLTISNLLFPFKLLSSLWRSKKILKSFNPDVVIGTGGFASGPIVKMASSAGIKTVVQEQNSIPGITNKWLSKTVDKICVAYDGLGAYFPEEKIIKTGNPVRQDLLKIDTKKETAITKYGLDDEKKTVLILGGSLGARRINELIAANLDFFEEKGVQLLWQCGKLYYEEYKVHSKRKGIQVHEFLDTMDLAYAAADAIISRSGAGSVSELCIVGKPVLFIPSPNVAEDHQTKNAQAIADKEGAKVLKESELEEFFQKRIMQLLELEAMKIKLTHAIKKLALPNATSDIVDEVEKLMQSDK from the coding sequence ATGAATGAACAACCACGAATCATATTATCCGGTGGGGGGACAGGAGGACATATTTTTCCTGCTATCGCTATCGCGAATGAATTTAAAAAAAGATATCCAGAAGCAAAGATCTTATTTGTAGGTGCTAAAGATAGAATGGAGATGACCAAGGTTCCGGAAGCAGGGTATGAAATTGAAGGTTTATGGATTAGTGGAATTCAGCGAAAACTAACGATTAGTAATTTGTTATTTCCCTTTAAGCTGCTAAGTAGTTTGTGGAGATCAAAAAAAATACTCAAAAGTTTTAATCCAGATGTGGTGATTGGTACTGGGGGGTTTGCTAGTGGTCCTATTGTGAAGATGGCGAGTAGTGCGGGGATTAAAACCGTAGTCCAGGAACAAAATTCGATTCCTGGGATTACTAATAAGTGGTTGTCAAAAACAGTAGATAAAATATGTGTTGCTTATGATGGGCTAGGGGCATACTTTCCTGAAGAAAAAATAATAAAAACAGGAAATCCTGTACGTCAGGATTTGTTGAAGATTGATACAAAAAAGGAAACCGCCATTACTAAGTATGGATTGGATGATGAAAAGAAAACAGTGTTGATCCTTGGGGGGAGTTTAGGAGCTAGAAGAATTAATGAGCTGATTGCTGCTAATCTCGACTTTTTTGAAGAGAAAGGAGTGCAGCTGCTATGGCAATGTGGAAAACTGTATTATGAGGAGTATAAGGTACACTCCAAAAGAAAAGGGATTCAGGTACATGAATTTTTAGATACAATGGATCTGGCATATGCCGCAGCAGATGCTATTATATCCAGATCAGGAGCAGGTTCGGTGTCTGAGCTTTGTATTGTAGGGAAACCAGTTTTGTTTATTCCTTCTCCTAATGTAGCAGAGGATCATCAGACCAAAAATGCACAAGCTATAGCTGATAAAGAAGGAGCAAAGGTTTTAAAAGAAAGTGAACTGGAAGAATTTTTTCAAAAGCGAATTATGCAATTGTTAGAATTGGAAGCAATGAAAATTAAATTAACACATGCAATTAAAAAATTAGCATTGCCTAATGCTACATCAGATATCGTAGACGAAGTGGAAAAATTAATGCAATCTGACAAATAG
- the murC gene encoding UDP-N-acetylmuramate--L-alanine ligase, whose product MDQHIEDIKNVYFVGIGGIGMSALARYFNFSGKNVAGYDKTPSQITEDLKALGIEIHFDDDVAHIAEGFLDKEETLVVYTPAIPSDHSELTYFESQGFLIKKRAEVLGIITKGKYTLAVAGTHGKTTTTAILGHLLKESGAKVTAFLGGISENYNSNLILEGDEVVVVEADEFDRSFLQLYPDIAAVTSMDADHLDIYGQSDALDASFVEFSSRAKDHLLVKNGLVLGGMTLGIEDDADYCIKNIKIENGSYVFDLKTPEEIIADLRFDLPGEHNLLNAITAFAMAMLYGSPTKLLAKALSSFKGVKRRFSYQVKTKEKIYIDDYAHHPTEITALHQAVRQMHPDKKVLAVFQPHLFSRTQDFGVEFAASLSKFDTVFMLDIYPARELPIAGITSQWLLEMIDMEDKKMVVKENLVADILSSDAEVILTVGAGDIGEEVVKIREALLA is encoded by the coding sequence ATGGATCAGCATATTGAAGATATAAAGAATGTGTATTTTGTTGGGATAGGAGGTATTGGAATGAGTGCTTTGGCTCGTTATTTTAATTTCTCAGGAAAAAATGTAGCAGGGTATGATAAAACACCAAGTCAGATTACAGAAGATCTAAAAGCATTGGGAATTGAAATTCATTTTGATGATGATGTAGCGCATATTGCAGAAGGTTTTTTGGATAAGGAAGAGACATTGGTAGTGTATACTCCTGCAATTCCATCAGATCATTCAGAGCTTACTTATTTTGAGAGTCAAGGTTTTCTGATAAAAAAGAGAGCAGAAGTGCTAGGGATTATTACCAAAGGGAAATATACCTTGGCGGTTGCGGGAACACATGGGAAGACAACCACTACAGCTATTTTAGGACATTTGTTAAAAGAAAGTGGAGCGAAGGTGACTGCCTTTTTAGGAGGGATTAGTGAAAACTATAACTCTAATTTGATTCTCGAAGGAGATGAGGTTGTTGTGGTGGAAGCAGATGAATTTGATAGATCATTTCTGCAATTGTATCCGGATATAGCAGCAGTTACTTCAATGGATGCTGATCATCTGGATATTTATGGGCAGTCAGATGCTCTGGATGCCTCATTTGTGGAGTTTTCATCACGGGCAAAAGACCATTTGTTGGTCAAAAATGGACTAGTATTAGGCGGCATGACTCTTGGTATTGAAGATGATGCAGATTATTGTATAAAAAACATAAAAATAGAAAATGGGTCATATGTTTTTGACTTAAAGACACCAGAAGAAATAATTGCAGATTTAAGATTTGATTTGCCTGGTGAACATAACCTGTTGAATGCTATTACAGCCTTTGCCATGGCAATGCTTTATGGCTCCCCAACCAAATTGCTGGCAAAGGCTTTATCTTCTTTCAAGGGAGTGAAAAGAAGGTTTAGTTATCAGGTAAAGACAAAAGAAAAAATATATATAGATGACTATGCGCATCACCCGACAGAAATAACAGCTTTACATCAAGCAGTGAGACAAATGCATCCTGATAAAAAAGTGTTGGCAGTGTTTCAACCACACCTGTTTAGCAGGACGCAAGATTTTGGAGTAGAATTTGCGGCGAGTCTCAGTAAGTTTGATACAGTGTTTATGTTAGATATATATCCTGCCAGAGAATTGCCGATTGCAGGAATAACAAGTCAGTGGCTTCTGGAAATGATTGATATGGAAGATAAAAAAATGGTCGTAAAGGAAAATTTAGTCGCTGATATTTTATCAAGTGATGCAGAAGTTATTCTTACTGTAGGAGCTGGCGATATAGGAGAAGAAGTGGTGAAGATTAGAGAAGCGTTATTAGCATGA
- a CDS encoding cell division protein FtsQ/DivIB, whose translation MKKLLGYIKFGVLFLLIVLLYAFTTARNHERKIEEIKVEFIEEQSPYVNETMVNKLLIQNQNRATSVGKEILALNKVEKQLDQHEMIQNSDVYLSVDGKLKVSIRQRTPIARVDAVTPFYVDTKGEIMPLSNNYSAHVPLVYNVSEREVSEIFPLLKEIREDEFLKKHVVSVYRNRQGNYELGFRVYAFKVNFGKAENLKSKVSNFKAFYKKAIKDKNLKEYRTISLQFRNQVVCTKK comes from the coding sequence ATGAAAAAGCTATTGGGTTACATAAAATTTGGGGTTCTTTTTTTGTTAATAGTGTTGTTGTATGCTTTTACAACAGCTAGAAATCACGAAAGAAAAATTGAAGAAATTAAGGTAGAATTTATCGAAGAACAGAGTCCGTATGTAAATGAAACCATGGTTAATAAATTGTTAATACAAAATCAGAATCGGGCTACGAGCGTAGGGAAAGAAATTTTAGCTTTGAATAAGGTAGAAAAACAATTGGATCAACACGAAATGATTCAAAATTCAGACGTGTATCTGTCTGTAGATGGGAAACTTAAAGTAAGTATAAGGCAACGCACCCCTATTGCTAGGGTAGATGCGGTTACGCCTTTTTATGTTGACACGAAAGGTGAAATAATGCCCTTGTCGAATAATTATTCGGCACATGTGCCATTAGTGTATAATGTTTCTGAAAGAGAAGTTTCAGAAATATTTCCGCTTTTAAAAGAAATCAGAGAAGATGAATTTCTGAAAAAGCATGTGGTAAGTGTGTATAGAAACAGACAGGGAAATTATGAACTTGGATTTCGTGTGTATGCGTTTAAAGTGAATTTTGGTAAGGCTGAGAATTTAAAAAGTAAGGTCAGTAATTTTAAAGCTTTTTATAAGAAAGCGATTAAAGATAAAAACCTTAAAGAATATAGGACAATTAGCTTGCAGTTTAGGAATCAGGTAGTGTGTACAAAAAAATAA